The following are from one region of the Sorghum bicolor cultivar BTx623 chromosome 2, Sorghum_bicolor_NCBIv3, whole genome shotgun sequence genome:
- the LOC110432242 gene encoding uncharacterized protein LOC110432242 — translation MDCSNRSVAAAASASLPDDPLVEILSRVPIKSLCRCKCVSKAWRDLITDPLNHKKLPQTLEGFFLIVNSCVDDSNSDGGDIGSDGSSDDSDDGDGEDSGSGGSGKNSDSDNGDGEDSNSDGGCDDSHSANGDGEDRSGDGGSDDSDSDDGDSEDSSRDGGDSNNFRRQVCVHFIDMLGRPPRPVDHCFPFLTELPGIVNICVLDDCNGLLLFDFFQVSGESLSKSYIVSNPATEQWVVVPDPDMKWLSLAYLVFDPVASSHFHLVQIRADKIPVHIYSSKSGVWSPVRSDWGELRIAPGLGIAYANGMLYAVLYEGNQIAVMDVEGNTRKVIPMPFQEGNEFRTCSDYVGQSQGRLHLIYHADLGHDDISPEQQNNELFIWVLEDYDTEEWVLKDTVSFLKLFGKITGQTINGFEVVAIHPDHNLVFLIHHFNLELISYNMDSKEVCQLCTLGTGYRSITPYVPYFKELSTLENKH, via the coding sequence ATGGACTGCTCCAATAGGAGCGTGGCCGCGGCGGCCAGCGCCAGCCTTCCTGACGACCCCCTCGTGGAGATCCTCTCCCGTGTCCCTATCAAGTCCCTCTGCCGCTGCAAGTGCGTCTCCAAGGCTTGGCGCGACCTCATCACTGACCCCCTCAACCACAAGAAGCTACCCCAAACCCTAGAAGGGTTCTTCCTCATTGTCAACAGCTGCGTTGATGACTCCAATAGTGACGGTGGAGACATCGGCAGTGATGGAAGCAGCGATGACAGTGATGATGGAGACGGCGAAGACAGCGGTAGTGGTGGCAGCGGAAAAAATTCCGACAGTGATAACGGAGATGGTGAAGACAGCAACAGTGATGGAGGCTGCGACGATAGCCACAGTGCCAATGGAGATGGTGAAGACAGGAGTGGTGATGGAGGTAGCGACgacagtgacagtgatgatgGAGATAGTGAAGATAGCAGCCGTGATGGAGGTGACAGCAACAACTTCCGACGCCAAGTCTGTGTGCATTTCATCGACATGTTAGGGAGACCCCCGCGTCCTGTGGATCATTGCTTCCCGTTCCTGACTGAGCTGCCGGGCATTGTGAACATCTGTGTCTTGGATGACTGCAATGGCCTCCTCCTCTTTGACTTTTTCCAGGTATCAGGCGAATCACTTAGCAAGAGCTATATTGTGTCTAACCCTGCGACTGAGCAATGGGTCGTTGTGCCCGACCCTGACATGAAATGGCTGTCGTTAGCCTATTTGGTTTTCGATCCGGTTgcctcttcccacttccatttgGTCCAGATCAGGGCAGACAAAATTCCAGTGCACATCTACTCATCTAAATCTGGGGTGTGGAGTCCTGTCAGAAGTGACTGGGGTGAGCTTCGCATAGCACCTGGCTTAGGCATCGCATATGCTAATGGCATGCTGTATGCGGTCTTGTATGAGGGGAATCAGATAGCTGTGATGGACGTGGAAGGCAACACAAGGAAGGTCATCCCTATGCCCTTTCAGGAGGGCAATGAGTTCCGGACGTGTTCTGATTATGTTGGCCAGTCCCAAGGTCGTTTGCATTTGATTTACCATGCTGACCTGGGTCATGATGACATCTCCCCAGAACAGCAGAATAATGAATTGTTCATATGGGTTCTTGAGGACTATGATACAGAAGAATGGGTCCTGAAGGACACTGTAAGCTTTTTGAAGCTGTTTGGAAAGATAACTGGCCAAACGATTAATGGCTTCGAAGTGGTTGCAATTCATCCGGATCACAATTTGGTATTTCTTATTCATCACTTTAACCTAGAGCTGATATCATATAAcatggacagcaaggaagtgtGTCAACTTTGTACTCTTGGAACTGGTTATCGGTCCATCACTCCATATGTTCCTTACTTCAAAGAGTTGTCAACACTTGAAAATAAGCACTGA